In one Gigantopelta aegis isolate Gae_Host unplaced genomic scaffold, Gae_host_genome ctg4555_pilon_pilon, whole genome shotgun sequence genomic region, the following are encoded:
- the LOC121392803 gene encoding LOW QUALITY PROTEIN: NADH-cytochrome b5 reductase 3-like (The sequence of the model RefSeq protein was modified relative to this genomic sequence to represent the inferred CDS: deleted 1 base in 1 codon) codes for MNLVPAKLTLVGYLTLPILIDPLGAYPRTKNEMEMCRYCTSRYPLYRLKHSMIREQWAETEEVEVETEEEADERADDRVSKTALPPSGGSTSHPGPPPRLEPKGPIALSREKAPFKLINKQNLTHDTRRFRFALQSDKHILGLPVGNHMYLTARINGELVIRPYTPVTSDDELGYFDLVIKVYKAGVHPRFPDGGKMSQYLDSLKIGDTVDIRGPDGKVVYIGRGYFKLRKTGELRYATNIGLIAGGTGITPMLQIIKAILKDSEDNSKVSLLFANQTEDDILVRSELEWLAKQNSNFKLWYTLDRPPEGWSYSSGFVNADMIAGHLPPPGPNTIILMCGPPPMIKFACLPNLEKLNYTEKMYVDF; via the exons ATGAATTTAGTGCCTGCAAAATTGACTCTGGTTGGATACCTAACTTTGCCAATTCTGATAGACCCTCTTGGGGCGTACCCACGG ACAAAGAATGAGATGGAGATGTGTCGATATTGTACTAGTAGGTACCCTCTTTATAGACTCAAACACTCCATGATACGTGAACAGTGGGCGGAGACTGAGGAAGTGGAAGTGGAGACTGAGGAAGAGGCTGATGAGAGG GCTGACGATCGCGTCTCCAAAACAGCTCTGCCTCCTTCTG GGGGGTCAACCTCTCACCCAGGACCACCACCACGTCTTGAACCTAAAGGTCCAATAGCATTAAGTCGTGAGAAGGCTCCTTTTAAGTTGATCAATAAACAAAATCTAACTCATGATACAAGACGATTCCGTTTTGCATTACAATCTGATAAGCATATCTTGGGATTACCAGTGG GTAATCACATGTACCTGACAGCTCGAATTAACGGAGAGCTGGTTATTCGTCCTTATACTCCTGTTACCTCTGATGATGAACTTGGTTACTTTGATCTTGTCATTAAG GTTTATAAAGCTGGTGTTCATCCACGT TTTCCTGATGGTGGGAAAATGTCCCAATATTTAGACTCCTTAAAAATAGGAGACACTGTTGATATACGTGGTCCAGATGGGAAGGTTGTCTATATTGGTCGAG GTTATTTTAAGTTACGTAAGACTGGAGAGCTTCGTTATGCTACTAATATAGGTCTTATTGCTGGAGGAACAG GTATCACTCCAATGTTACAAATTATAAAGGCAATCCTTAAAGATTCAGAAGACAATTCAAAAGTCTCTCTCCTATTTGCTAATCAAACTGAAGATGATATTCTTGTCCGTTCTGAGTTAGAATGGTTAGCTAAACAAAATAGTAACTTTAAACTTTGGTATACATTGGACAGACCACCAGAAG GGTGGAGTTATAGCAGTGGTTTTGTTAATGCTGATATGATAGCTGGTCATTTACCACCTCCTGGACCTAATACAATTATCTTAATGTGTGGCCCACCTCCTATGATCAAATTTGCTTGTCTACCTAATTTAGAGAAACTCAACTATACAGAGAAAATGTATGTTGATTTTTAG
- the LOC121392801 gene encoding LOW QUALITY PROTEIN: sexual differentiation process putative subtilase-type proteinase isp6-like (The sequence of the model RefSeq protein was modified relative to this genomic sequence to represent the inferred CDS: deleted 1 base in 1 codon) produces the protein MYCIQFVYFAAVLLVTTAAITEKKMGSGYGVDIYIIDTGVETTHSDFSGRAEWEMTFVDSYSPGTDLHGHGTHCAGTVMADTWGLAKKATAIAVRVLDEYGSGYVSGVVSGINWVVEQHYKKGRRSVANLSLGGGYSYSLNTAVDSAVSNGVHMVVAAGNEMTDACYRSPASAQYCITVAASDSDDDFAYFSNYGTCVDIIAPGVYITSTWLNNNVAILSVLERCCLLSTTPISTEDKIIGPKSSTSNRSLFKDCISDEMMSELIC, from the exons ATGTATTGCATTCAGTTCGTGTATTTTGCAGCAGTGCTGTTGGTAACAACTGCAGCCATCACTGAGAAAAAGATGG GTTCTGGATATGGTGTAGATATCTATATTATTGATAC TGGTGTTGAGACCACTCATTCAGATTTTAGTGGTCGTGCTGAATGG GAAATGACTTTTGTTGATAGCTACTCTCCAGGGACAGATCTTCATGGACACGGTACTCATTGTGCTGGTACAGTAATGGCTGATACTTGGGGACTAGCTAAAAAGGCTACAGCTATTGCTGTGCGAGTTTTGGATGAATATGGCTCTGGTTATGTCAG TGGTGTAGTCAGTGGTATTAACTGGGTTGTTGAGCAACATTATAAAAAAGGTCGAAGATCAGTTGCCAA tttgtCATTAGGAGGAGGCTACTCTTATTCACTCAATACTGCTGTTGATTCTGCTGTATCTAAT GGTGTTCATATGGTTGTAGCAGCTGGTAATGAGATGACTGATGCATGTTATCGGTCTCCAGCATCAGCTCAATATTG TATTACTGTAGCTGCTagtgacagtgatgatgatTTTGCCTATTTCAGTAACTATGGTACTTGTGTTGACATCATTGCTCCA ggtGTCTATATTACATCAACATGGCTTAACAATAACGTGGCAATTCTTAGTG TTTTAGAAAGATGTTGTCTGCTCTCCACCACACCAAT ATCTACTGAAGATAAGATTATTGGTCCCAAGTCTTCAACATCAAACAGGTCCCTGTTTAAAGATTGCATTTCTGACGAAATGATGAGTGAGCTAATTTGCTAA